Genomic segment of uncultured Desulfobacter sp.:
CCGGCATTAAACCTGCCAAAACCATTGCCGTGGGTACGGACCAGGCCTTGGCCATGCTCAAAACAGGTGACATTGACGCCATGTTCTACGTCGCGGGATTCCCCGTGGCACTTTTTTCCGAGCAGGTCACAGCCGAAGACAACTTGCATATCGTACCCATCAGAAACAAAAGCATTACCGAATTTTACCCCGGTGCCCAGATCCCGGCCGGCACCTATCCATGGCAGACCCAGGAAGTATCCACCGTTGCCGTCAAAGCCGTGCTGGTGACCTTTGATTTCAGGCGCAATAATTGTGATTATGTGGGAGAGTTCGCAAACATTGTCTATGAAAATTTGGACTGGCTCAGACAAAATGGCCATCCAAAATGGAAAAGCGTAGACCTGGACTACCCCCTCAAAGGCTGGGAGCAGTATGACTGCGTCAAAAAATACCGCAGAAACCGTGATTTTGAAGAACCATCCCAGCCCATGGATAAAAATCCGCTGCTGAATGCCATCAAGGATATTCTTTGATCCCGGCCTGGTGGAAACCAGCGACCAAGGACCACAGGTAAGGTGAATTGAGCCGGGGGCAGGGCATACTGTTCAGTTTATAATCTTGTGGTCTTAAGAAGAAGGTGTGCCATGTACTGTAGCCATTTTAATCTGAAAAAAAAGCCTTTTCAGCTAAGTACGGATAACAGTTTTCTGTGGCTGGGCGACACCCATGCCCGGGCGTTAGGTCTTCTAAGGCATGGCATTGACAGCGCCCAGCGGTTGCTGGTCCTCACCGGTGACATCGGCACCGGCAAAACCACACTGATCCATGAACTGAGTCATTTTTTACCCCAGACAACGGCCGTGGCCCATATCACGGATCCGAGTATTGAACGCCATCATCTGCTTCTTTCCATCGCCCGGGATCTGGGATTTGGGGCGTTTTATGAAGAAGGAGAAGAATTCGATTCCGTTTTGTCGGTTTTTTTAAGCCGGCGGAGCCCGGAAGGCAAATGCCTGATCATCATTGACGAGGCCCACTTGATGTCGGAACGATTTCTATCGCAGATCCCCGCCTGGGCCAAATCCGCACCGGACAATACTCTCACCTTTATCCTGGCCGGTCAGCTGGAGTTTCACCAGGTCTTGGAAGAGACCCTGGGCCGTTCATGGCAGGCCCAGGTGGATGTCCATGCCATGCTTTCTCCTTTGGACGAGCAGCAGACCCTGGATTATATCAACCGGCGCCTTGAACTGGCCGGTGCAACAGCGCCTATTTTTATCCCTGAAACCGTCCGGGAGGTTCACCGGTACACCAAAGGCATTCCCCGGCGCATTAACATTGCCTGTGACCAGGCCATGATCGCGGCTTTTTCAAAGGATATGCACACCGTTGATGCCCGGACCTTCCGGGAAGCCGTGGGGATTTTGGAGCTTCCCCGGGTGCCGGCCGTCGTAGCGCCGCCAGTGCCGGATCTGCAAATGCCGTCTTTGTTCCAAAGGGTCCGGCGGCAGGCAACAACCGTGCTGCCCGTCCTGGCCGCAGCCGTTCTTTTGGTCGTTGTCGCCTATACCTTCCATTCCCGAACTTTTCCCGTTTCGACACCTGCTGCCACGGCAGCCCATGGTCAGCCGCCTGGAACCATTGTGCCCAAGGAAGTGTCTCAGACGGAACCAGAATCCCACGCGTCTGTAAAAACCCCGACTTCACCCGTAAAACCGGACCCAGTTCCGCTGGTTTCCCCTGAACAAATCCCAGGCAAGTCCAAGAAAGCCGCCGATATGGATGCGTTTGTCGAAGAAGTGTTCATGATGCACAAAGCCGATATCATGGCCCAGGCGCCGGATGTGTCCCCCCGGCCGACGGCCCATGGCGCCCCGGCTCATGAAAAGCCCGAACCTGCCCCGGCCGTTCCTTCGGCATCCGGCGGCCAGGACTCTGAATCTGTCCATGAATCTGTGGGAAGCTCATCCGTCCAGCCGGAACCGGATGCTGTGATTGACTGGCTCATACGAGAAAAATCCCGTTAACGTCCCATAGAAATTTAGACGGAAACCTTTGGGAATCATTTCGAAGTTGTGGTAGAGTTTATTGCTGACGTTCTTGATTTTTGAGTGCTATCGAACATTAAAGCCGGCTTTGCATAAGTCGGGCACTCAACCGAGCGTGAAATGAAAATTAACAATTCATCTGAAATGCTACGGCACATACTTTGGCGGGAATAATATGCACAAGGATCGAGAATCAATCATTGTCTCTTTTTTGAAAATGGAATCCACCGGGGGAATACTGCTGTTTTGTTCAGCTGTGCTTGCCATTGTGATCGCAAATTCATCTCTTGAGCCATATTACGAGCTTTTTATTTCAACGCCCGTGGAGATCCGGATCGGCCCTTTGGAAATTGCAAAGCCCTTATTGCTCTGGATCAATGACGGATTGATGGCTGTTTTCTTTTTTTTGATCGGTCTTGAGCTGAAACGTGAGGTGATTGAGGGGGAGCTTTCCGAAAAAAGCAAAATCATCCTCCCCTGTATCGGGGCCATCGGCGGAATGGTCGTTCCGGCACTCATATATCTGTACTTCAACGCCAATGATCCCGTTGCGGTGAAAGGCTGGGCAATCCCGGCCGCAACGGATATTGCATTTGCCTTGGGTGTTTTAACTTTACTGAAATCAAACGTCCCTTCTTCAATAAAGATTTTTCTTACCTCTTTGGCCATTTTTGATGACATTGGTGCGATACTGATCATCGCTCTTTTTTATACATCAAAAATTTCTTTTTTCGCCATCGGCATTGCGCTCGGCTGCCTGGTGATTCTTTTTTGGATGAATAAACGCAATGTCACATCCAACAGCCCTTATATTCTCATGGGGATTATCATGTGGGTCGCCACGTTAAAGTCGGGCATGCATGCCACCTTGGCCGGTGTGCTGCTGGCCATGTTCATTCCAATGCAGTCAAAAGATGATCCGGAACATTCGCCTCTAAAAAGCATAGAGCATGATCTGCATTCCATTGTCGCGTTTTTCGTGCTGCCGGTATTTGCCTTTGCAAATGCGGGAATCAATTTGAGCGGGGTTACGGTAAATCAGGCATTTCATAGCGTACCCATCGGGGTTGCCCTGGGGCTGTTTTTGGGTAAGCAAGCCGGCATTTTTGGATTTTGCTGGCTATTCATTAAGCTTAGACTTGCAAAACTGCCTGGCGATATGAATTGGCTCAGTTTATACGGCACATCCGCACTTTGCGGGATCGGTTTTACCATGAGCCTGTTCATCGGTTCTCTGGCCTTTGAAGAGACAGGGGTGAACCTGTTATTTGACGAACGGCTGGGGATTATACTCGGTTCATTGGTTTCGGGAATTTTGGGGTTTGTTGTACTCAAGATGAGCTTAAAGACAGATTAAAAAGTCAAATATTAGCTGCCACGGACCGGTTTGTTTTTCCGTCAAACAAACCATGGACGTATCTTAATTATTAATGCTAGGGTTATTGGCATCAATCTCATTCAATACTAATTTTTAGACACAATTAATTTCAAACGGCAATACCGGATAATTTTTCGCCATGGGGCTTTAAAATGACTCAACGATTAGGTTATGCATGGTTATTGGCAGCGCTGTTGATAGGGGCTTTGAGTTCCTATTGCCGGGCTGATGTTTTGGGGAATAATGTTTTTGTGGTTGCGATTCCCTTTGAAAAAAGTCTTTACAGCAAACATCAAATCGCGCAATAGATGCAGATCTATCGTGACGTTGAGCTGTTTGAGACGCCCACAACGATTGTTGCCACCGTAGGCCATTATTTACGGGATCGGGAGGCCCAGGCGCTTCTCAAGCCTTTATATCCAACGGCATATATTGCAAGTCGCTCGGATTTTTCGCCGCCCGGCACCCCGGTGCCCTGGTTGTCCCGAATTAAATTGAGCGACATCGGCTATAAAAGGGATATTATTTCCTACGGCCCACGTCCCTATATCTCGCTGGCATTTCCATGGACGCCGGGCACGCAAATTGAAAGCGGTCGTTTGATGCTGCATCTCAAATGGCCTGCTTTTTTAAAAACCCTTTCCTCGGTTCACGTCTCAATCGGCGGGATTTCTGCCGGGGCCTATGAACTTGCAAACGACGGGGGCGAGATGTCGCTCTCCATTCCCATGGCGCCATTGGCCAGGTCACTCAATGAAAATCCGCCGGGCAGCGAACTTAAGGTTATCGTGCAGGGTTCGCTTCGGTTGTTCAACGATTACTGCAAAAATCTGGAGACATCCGAGCTGTGGATCGCAATGGGCAGTGACAGCTCTCTTGAGCTTTCCCAGGCATCGGATACGGCATTGCTCAACACATTTTTACAGGGGGCATCCCCGTCAATTGTGGTGGCTGCCGATCAGGCCAAGGCAGATATCTGCCAGGGCGCTTTGACCATGGTGGCAGCCGCCACGGCGGCTGTGCCGTCCGTGAATGTCTCCTGCGCCATTTCTCCGGCAGTCAATGCCCATGGCCGCACCGTTGTGGTGGGCGACTTTGACCGGGATCTGGTCATAGCGGGCAGCACATTGTATGTCACTCCCGATGGTGCCAGGACCCTTGCCGATAAAGCATCGGTACTGCTTGCAACCCATGAGGCAACAGTGCAGGAAATTAAAGATACACAATGGAACATCATGGATGACCCCCTGGCATTTTCCTTTCTGGGATTTAAAACATCATCGGTAAAGGGCATCGGCGAACTTGTCACCCAGATGAAATTTACCCTGCCCCAGATCAAGGGACTGCCCAAGACCCTGACCGCTGTGCTGCATGTGGCCCATACCCCGGTCCCTTTAAAAGACAAGGGGCTGTTAAAAATCCGTCTGAACGGGAATCTGATTGCGTCCCA
This window contains:
- a CDS encoding TAXI family TRAP transporter solute-binding subunit, which codes for MIRKFIPIFIILIWTTMCGLASAVDLGIITGGAKGTYFQFGLNLMDLGKKYGYDIHVYNSRGSVENVYAVYKRPKTQMGIVQSDVLAFVLKVKSSQVLQLIARKTKMVFPLYNEEVHLLGKTEVASFDDLENRRVAVGKEGSGTYLTAKLLFEVSGIKPAKTIAVGTDQALAMLKTGDIDAMFYVAGFPVALFSEQVTAEDNLHIVPIRNKSITEFYPGAQIPAGTYPWQTQEVSTVAVKAVLVTFDFRRNNCDYVGEFANIVYENLDWLRQNGHPKWKSVDLDYPLKGWEQYDCVKKYRRNRDFEEPSQPMDKNPLLNAIKDIL
- a CDS encoding AAA family ATPase, yielding MYCSHFNLKKKPFQLSTDNSFLWLGDTHARALGLLRHGIDSAQRLLVLTGDIGTGKTTLIHELSHFLPQTTAVAHITDPSIERHHLLLSIARDLGFGAFYEEGEEFDSVLSVFLSRRSPEGKCLIIIDEAHLMSERFLSQIPAWAKSAPDNTLTFILAGQLEFHQVLEETLGRSWQAQVDVHAMLSPLDEQQTLDYINRRLELAGATAPIFIPETVREVHRYTKGIPRRINIACDQAMIAAFSKDMHTVDARTFREAVGILELPRVPAVVAPPVPDLQMPSLFQRVRRQATTVLPVLAAAVLLVVVAYTFHSRTFPVSTPAATAAHGQPPGTIVPKEVSQTEPESHASVKTPTSPVKPDPVPLVSPEQIPGKSKKAADMDAFVEEVFMMHKADIMAQAPDVSPRPTAHGAPAHEKPEPAPAVPSASGGQDSESVHESVGSSSVQPEPDAVIDWLIREKSR
- the nhaA gene encoding Na+/H+ antiporter NhaA, with amino-acid sequence MHKDRESIIVSFLKMESTGGILLFCSAVLAIVIANSSLEPYYELFISTPVEIRIGPLEIAKPLLLWINDGLMAVFFFLIGLELKREVIEGELSEKSKIILPCIGAIGGMVVPALIYLYFNANDPVAVKGWAIPAATDIAFALGVLTLLKSNVPSSIKIFLTSLAIFDDIGAILIIALFYTSKISFFAIGIALGCLVILFWMNKRNVTSNSPYILMGIIMWVATLKSGMHATLAGVLLAMFIPMQSKDDPEHSPLKSIEHDLHSIVAFFVLPVFAFANAGINLSGVTVNQAFHSVPIGVALGLFLGKQAGIFGFCWLFIKLRLAKLPGDMNWLSLYGTSALCGIGFTMSLFIGSLAFEETGVNLLFDERLGIILGSLVSGILGFVVLKMSLKTD
- a CDS encoding cellulose biosynthesis cyclic di-GMP-binding regulatory protein BcsB produces the protein MQIYRDVELFETPTTIVATVGHYLRDREAQALLKPLYPTAYIASRSDFSPPGTPVPWLSRIKLSDIGYKRDIISYGPRPYISLAFPWTPGTQIESGRLMLHLKWPAFLKTLSSVHVSIGGISAGAYELANDGGEMSLSIPMAPLARSLNENPPGSELKVIVQGSLRLFNDYCKNLETSELWIAMGSDSSLELSQASDTALLNTFLQGASPSIVVAADQAKADICQGALTMVAAATAAVPSVNVSCAISPAVNAHGRTVVVGDFDRDLVIAGSTLYVTPDGARTLADKASVLLATHEATVQEIKDTQWNIMDDPLAFSFLGFKTSSVKGIGELVTQMKFTLPQIKGLPKTLTAVLHVAHTPVPLKDKGLLKIRLNGNLIASQRLSRQEKSTPFFTFVGLPVDKLTDQNRLEVVFAYYISQSLCVGLPAEMEATLFEDSSLLIGPRDTNSTGSLTLDRIMGCMYGKGALVAPGLSEAVMHPLGKWAAMYGALHRQAPDFFLTDKISDQMQFDYLVMSVGSSPVPGEVTPLVATGEEMAVRNPLTGEVPFKISADDPVWVIQTFRHQTAPTLVFSSLAPGTTPLPDLGLKEMERLGGNVAAGLGRHWQSMDIGRKLVAKAPDKPDFTYYWDQYRLAATLALAAILACFFYYMYARLTGKKN